Part of the Planctomycetia bacterium genome is shown below.
CGGGGCCACGGGGCTCGTCTCCCGGCTCGTGGACTGGCGCAACCCGCCCGACGACCTGCGCGGTTTCGACCACGTGGTGGCGGCCGACGTGCTGTACGAGAATCACCACGCCGTGGCGCTGGTCGCGATGATCGCCCGGACGCTCGCCCCGCAGGGGGTCGCCTGGGTGACCGATCCCGGCCGGGCGAAGGCTGCCGGTTTCGAACCGGCGGCCCGCGCCGCGGGTCTCGGGGTCGCGCGGCGGCCGGCCCGCCGGCCGCACGGGGCGACCGACGGGCCGGAGATCGACCTGTACGTCGTCACGCGACCAGCTTGATCGCCGGCTGCTCGCCGGTGATGCCGATCACGAACTCCTCGAAGATCTTCACGTCGAGGGCGGAGGCGGTCTCGGCCTCGGGGTGGAACTGCACGCCGATGGCGGTCCAGCTCTCGATCGCGCTCTCGATGGCCTCGACGACGCCGTCGGGCGCCCTGGCCGTCACCCGGAAGCCGGGGGCGACGTCGTCGATCGCCATGTGGTGCATGCTGTTGACGCGGATTTCACCGTCGCCGTAGACCCGTTCCATCGCCGAGCCGGGCTCGACGACGAGCGCGTGGCGGTGGGCGAGGTCGGTCGGGTCCTTGTGGGGGATCGCCCGGGGCAGGTCCTCGGGGATGTGCAGGAACAGCGTGCCCCCCTCGGTGATATTGAGGAGTTGCATGCCGGCGCCGATGCCGAGCACCGGCATGTGGCGGGCGCAGATGTGCTTGGCGAGGAGGCGGTCGAAGTCCTCGCGCCGGGTGTCCATCGGCCGCACCGACGG
Proteins encoded:
- the guaA gene encoding gamma-glutamyl-gamma-aminobutyrate hydrolase; amino-acid sequence: MAAKPLIGINTDYRPTRKEHAALSFVAAGYFDGITAAGGIPVILPPLADEDDVVRLLDLLDGVVLVGGADLDPRRDGYMPHPSVRPMDTRREDFDRLLAKHICARHMPVLGIGAGMQLLNITEGGTLFLHIPEDLPRAIPHKDPTDLAHRHALVVEPGSAMERVYGDGEIRVNSMHHMAIDDVAPGFRVTARAPDGVVEAIESAIESWTAIGVQFHPEAETASALDVKIFEEFVIGITGEQPAIKLVA